The following proteins are encoded in a genomic region of Xenopus laevis strain J_2021 chromosome 3L, Xenopus_laevis_v10.1, whole genome shotgun sequence:
- the hbp1.L gene encoding HMG box-containing protein 1, whose product MVWEVKAKDMPNAVQKVQLVMDNRLTGMNESLEMLKCNEHIPSSPGYESSDDHMELDDIPELRTVPTDSTSPEVFHLDSGISHQEYTVPSWSQNTSDISKNEYSCDTGMNWLTELANIATSPQSPLMQCSFYNRSSPVHIIATSKSLHSYARPPPVSTESKSSVSKSHWREETAVRHERTNSESESGIFCMSSFSDDDDLGWCHSWPQTVWHCFLKGTRLCFHKGRKKQWQDVEDFAKSTRWRNERGIDSYKDYGSDGLKLVSYEECVSYGESVVQLTFDPGTTDVGLLTVECKLDHPYYVKNKGWSSFYPSLTVVQHGIPCCEIHVGDVCLPPGHPDAINFDDSGVFDTFKSYDFTPMDSSAVYVLSSMARQRRASSSGRASSPDTERSEYCKDYVSPRSSQTSYSSLCNKTGRNHTSGTANSVTVTSPNKCKRPMNAFMLFAKKYRVEYTQMYPGKDNRAISVILGDRWKKMKNEERRIYTIEAKALAEEQKRLNPDCWKRKRTNSGSQQH is encoded by the exons ATGGTGTGGGAAGTCAAGGCAAAAGATATGCCCAACGCTGTGCAAAAGGTCCAGTTGGTTATGGATAACAGGCTTACAGGAATGAACGAATCTTTGGAAATGTTGAAATGCAATGAGCATATTCCGTCCTCTCCTGGATATGAATCGTCTGATGATCATATGGAGCTTG ATGATATTCCAGAATTGCGAACTGTGCCGACTGATTCCACATCACCTGAGGTTTTCCACCTTGACTCAGGTATTTCACACCAAGAATACACAGTGCCTTCATGGAGCCAAAATACCTcagacatttctaaaaatgaatattcgtGTGATACTGGCATGAATTGGCTGACTGAGCTGGCAAATATAGCCACGAGCCCTCAGAGTCCTTTGATGCAATGTTCATTCTataacag ATCATCGCCTGTTCATATAATAGCTACCAGTAAAAGTTTACATTCCTATGCCCGCCCCCCACCGGTCTCCACAGAGAGTAAATCAAGCGTCTCCAAAAGTCATTGGCGAGAAGAAACAGCAGTCAGGCACGAACGA ACCAACAGTGAATCGGAATCTGGCATTTTCTGTATGTCTTCATTttctgatgatgatgatttagGATGGTGCCATTCTTGGCCACAGACTGTTTGGCATTGTTTTCTGAAAG GAACCCGTTTATGCTTCCATAAAGGGCGCAAAAAACAGTGGCAGGATGTTGAAGATTTTGCCAAAAGTACAAGATGGAGAAATGAGAGGGGCATTGACTCATACAAG GATTATGGTTCCGATGGTCTTAAGTTGGTCTCTTACGAGGAGTGTGTATCGTATGGAGAATCCGTTGTGCAGCTTACTTTTGATCCTGGTACAACAGATGTAGGCTTGCTGACAGTGGAGTGCAAACTGGACCACCCGtattatgtgaaaaataaag GTTGGTCATCTTTCTACCCAAGTCTAACTGTGGTTCAGCACGGTATTCCCTGTTGTGAAATTCATGTTGGAGATGTATGTCTACCTCCTGGTCACCCAGATGCCATAAACTTTGATGATTCTGGTGTTTTTGATACATTTAAAAG CTATGACTTTACCCCAATGGATTCTTCTGCTGTGTACGTGTTAAGTAGTATGGCACGTCAGCGCCGCGCTTCATCCAGTGGAAGAGCAAGCAGTCCAGATACAGAGAGATCTGAGTATTGCAAGGATTATGTATCTCCCAGATCTTCACAGACCTCCTACAGCTCATTATGTAATAAGACTGGCAGGAATCACACCTCAGGGACTGCAAACTCTGTGACTGTCACATCACCCAACAAGTGCAAAAGACCAATGAATGCTTTCATGCTTTTTGCCAAAAAGTACAGAGTTGAATATACTCAGATGTATCCAGGAAAAGATAACCG AGCCATAAGTGTGATACTTGGTGACCGGTGGAAAAAGATGAAGAATGAGGAAAGGAGGATATACACTATAGAAGCCAAAGCTCTGGCTGAAGAACAAAAACGTTTAAATCCCGACTGTTGGAAGAGGAAAAGAACAAATTCA GGTTCCCAACAGCATTAA
- the hbp1.L gene encoding HMG box-containing protein 1 isoform X1 — MATGLFKCYNMVWEVKAKDMPNAVQKVQLVMDNRLTGMNESLEMLKCNEHIPSSPGYESSDDHMELDDIPELRTVPTDSTSPEVFHLDSGISHQEYTVPSWSQNTSDISKNEYSCDTGMNWLTELANIATSPQSPLMQCSFYNRSSPVHIIATSKSLHSYARPPPVSTESKSSVSKSHWREETAVRHERTNSESESGIFCMSSFSDDDDLGWCHSWPQTVWHCFLKGTRLCFHKGRKKQWQDVEDFAKSTRWRNERGIDSYKDYGSDGLKLVSYEECVSYGESVVQLTFDPGTTDVGLLTVECKLDHPYYVKNKGWSSFYPSLTVVQHGIPCCEIHVGDVCLPPGHPDAINFDDSGVFDTFKSYDFTPMDSSAVYVLSSMARQRRASSSGRASSPDTERSEYCKDYVSPRSSQTSYSSLCNKTGRNHTSGTANSVTVTSPNKCKRPMNAFMLFAKKYRVEYTQMYPGKDNRAISVILGDRWKKMKNEERRIYTIEAKALAEEQKRLNPDCWKRKRTNSVCSYKH, encoded by the exons ATGGCGACGGGGTTG TTCAAGTGCTATAATATGGTGTGGGAAGTCAAGGCAAAAGATATGCCCAACGCTGTGCAAAAGGTCCAGTTGGTTATGGATAACAGGCTTACAGGAATGAACGAATCTTTGGAAATGTTGAAATGCAATGAGCATATTCCGTCCTCTCCTGGATATGAATCGTCTGATGATCATATGGAGCTTG ATGATATTCCAGAATTGCGAACTGTGCCGACTGATTCCACATCACCTGAGGTTTTCCACCTTGACTCAGGTATTTCACACCAAGAATACACAGTGCCTTCATGGAGCCAAAATACCTcagacatttctaaaaatgaatattcgtGTGATACTGGCATGAATTGGCTGACTGAGCTGGCAAATATAGCCACGAGCCCTCAGAGTCCTTTGATGCAATGTTCATTCTataacag ATCATCGCCTGTTCATATAATAGCTACCAGTAAAAGTTTACATTCCTATGCCCGCCCCCCACCGGTCTCCACAGAGAGTAAATCAAGCGTCTCCAAAAGTCATTGGCGAGAAGAAACAGCAGTCAGGCACGAACGA ACCAACAGTGAATCGGAATCTGGCATTTTCTGTATGTCTTCATTttctgatgatgatgatttagGATGGTGCCATTCTTGGCCACAGACTGTTTGGCATTGTTTTCTGAAAG GAACCCGTTTATGCTTCCATAAAGGGCGCAAAAAACAGTGGCAGGATGTTGAAGATTTTGCCAAAAGTACAAGATGGAGAAATGAGAGGGGCATTGACTCATACAAG GATTATGGTTCCGATGGTCTTAAGTTGGTCTCTTACGAGGAGTGTGTATCGTATGGAGAATCCGTTGTGCAGCTTACTTTTGATCCTGGTACAACAGATGTAGGCTTGCTGACAGTGGAGTGCAAACTGGACCACCCGtattatgtgaaaaataaag GTTGGTCATCTTTCTACCCAAGTCTAACTGTGGTTCAGCACGGTATTCCCTGTTGTGAAATTCATGTTGGAGATGTATGTCTACCTCCTGGTCACCCAGATGCCATAAACTTTGATGATTCTGGTGTTTTTGATACATTTAAAAG CTATGACTTTACCCCAATGGATTCTTCTGCTGTGTACGTGTTAAGTAGTATGGCACGTCAGCGCCGCGCTTCATCCAGTGGAAGAGCAAGCAGTCCAGATACAGAGAGATCTGAGTATTGCAAGGATTATGTATCTCCCAGATCTTCACAGACCTCCTACAGCTCATTATGTAATAAGACTGGCAGGAATCACACCTCAGGGACTGCAAACTCTGTGACTGTCACATCACCCAACAAGTGCAAAAGACCAATGAATGCTTTCATGCTTTTTGCCAAAAAGTACAGAGTTGAATATACTCAGATGTATCCAGGAAAAGATAACCG AGCCATAAGTGTGATACTTGGTGACCGGTGGAAAAAGATGAAGAATGAGGAAAGGAGGATATACACTATAGAAGCCAAAGCTCTGGCTGAAGAACAAAAACGTTTAAATCCCGACTGTTGGAAGAGGAAAAGAACAAATTCAGTATGTTCCTATAAACATTAA
- the hbp1.L gene encoding HMG box-containing protein 1 isoform X2, whose amino-acid sequence MVWEVKAKDMPNAVQKVQLVMDNRLTGMNESLEMLKCNEHIPSSPGYESSDDHMELDDIPELRTVPTDSTSPEVFHLDSGISHQEYTVPSWSQNTSDISKNEYSCDTGMNWLTELANIATSPQSPLMQCSFYNRSSPVHIIATSKSLHSYARPPPVSTESKSSVSKSHWREETAVRHERTNSESESGIFCMSSFSDDDDLGWCHSWPQTVWHCFLKGTRLCFHKGRKKQWQDVEDFAKSTRWRNERGIDSYKDYGSDGLKLVSYEECVSYGESVVQLTFDPGTTDVGLLTVECKLDHPYYVKNKGWSSFYPSLTVVQHGIPCCEIHVGDVCLPPGHPDAINFDDSGVFDTFKSYDFTPMDSSAVYVLSSMARQRRASSSGRASSPDTERSEYCKDYVSPRSSQTSYSSLCNKTGRNHTSGTANSVTVTSPNKCKRPMNAFMLFAKKYRVEYTQMYPGKDNRAISVILGDRWKKMKNEERRIYTIEAKALAEEQKRLNPDCWKRKRTNSVCSYKH is encoded by the exons ATGGTGTGGGAAGTCAAGGCAAAAGATATGCCCAACGCTGTGCAAAAGGTCCAGTTGGTTATGGATAACAGGCTTACAGGAATGAACGAATCTTTGGAAATGTTGAAATGCAATGAGCATATTCCGTCCTCTCCTGGATATGAATCGTCTGATGATCATATGGAGCTTG ATGATATTCCAGAATTGCGAACTGTGCCGACTGATTCCACATCACCTGAGGTTTTCCACCTTGACTCAGGTATTTCACACCAAGAATACACAGTGCCTTCATGGAGCCAAAATACCTcagacatttctaaaaatgaatattcgtGTGATACTGGCATGAATTGGCTGACTGAGCTGGCAAATATAGCCACGAGCCCTCAGAGTCCTTTGATGCAATGTTCATTCTataacag ATCATCGCCTGTTCATATAATAGCTACCAGTAAAAGTTTACATTCCTATGCCCGCCCCCCACCGGTCTCCACAGAGAGTAAATCAAGCGTCTCCAAAAGTCATTGGCGAGAAGAAACAGCAGTCAGGCACGAACGA ACCAACAGTGAATCGGAATCTGGCATTTTCTGTATGTCTTCATTttctgatgatgatgatttagGATGGTGCCATTCTTGGCCACAGACTGTTTGGCATTGTTTTCTGAAAG GAACCCGTTTATGCTTCCATAAAGGGCGCAAAAAACAGTGGCAGGATGTTGAAGATTTTGCCAAAAGTACAAGATGGAGAAATGAGAGGGGCATTGACTCATACAAG GATTATGGTTCCGATGGTCTTAAGTTGGTCTCTTACGAGGAGTGTGTATCGTATGGAGAATCCGTTGTGCAGCTTACTTTTGATCCTGGTACAACAGATGTAGGCTTGCTGACAGTGGAGTGCAAACTGGACCACCCGtattatgtgaaaaataaag GTTGGTCATCTTTCTACCCAAGTCTAACTGTGGTTCAGCACGGTATTCCCTGTTGTGAAATTCATGTTGGAGATGTATGTCTACCTCCTGGTCACCCAGATGCCATAAACTTTGATGATTCTGGTGTTTTTGATACATTTAAAAG CTATGACTTTACCCCAATGGATTCTTCTGCTGTGTACGTGTTAAGTAGTATGGCACGTCAGCGCCGCGCTTCATCCAGTGGAAGAGCAAGCAGTCCAGATACAGAGAGATCTGAGTATTGCAAGGATTATGTATCTCCCAGATCTTCACAGACCTCCTACAGCTCATTATGTAATAAGACTGGCAGGAATCACACCTCAGGGACTGCAAACTCTGTGACTGTCACATCACCCAACAAGTGCAAAAGACCAATGAATGCTTTCATGCTTTTTGCCAAAAAGTACAGAGTTGAATATACTCAGATGTATCCAGGAAAAGATAACCG AGCCATAAGTGTGATACTTGGTGACCGGTGGAAAAAGATGAAGAATGAGGAAAGGAGGATATACACTATAGAAGCCAAAGCTCTGGCTGAAGAACAAAAACGTTTAAATCCCGACTGTTGGAAGAGGAAAAGAACAAATTCAGTATGTTCCTATAAACATTAA